One Nicotiana sylvestris chromosome 12, ASM39365v2, whole genome shotgun sequence genomic window carries:
- the LOC104218143 gene encoding rhodanese-like domain-containing protein 10, whose amino-acid sequence MALIQLQSSILKYNKQLQIPSFSTASQRSTILRINAVSVNGQQLIQSGKVRPILPKEAAAAMETEGYILLDIRPEWERAKACVSGSLHVPLFLKDMDNSPITLLKKWVHFGYIGAWTGQNFTMINDDFVKQVEQQIPDKDNAKVLVACGEGLRSLMAISKLHKGEYKNLAWLVGGFTRASDSDFPAVEGPEKLQYATIGGVSYYLLQLLVLLKVVGKES is encoded by the exons ATGGCATTAATTCAACTACAATCCTCCATTTTGAAGTATAACAAACAACTCCAAATTCCATCTTTTTCTACTGCCTCTCAACGCTCAACAATTCTTAGAATTAATGCTGTTTCCGTCAACGGACAACAACTAATACAGTCAGGTAAAGTCCGTCCCATATTACCAAAAGAAGCAGCTGCAGCCATGGAAACTGAAGGTTATATTTTACTTGACATTAGGCCAGAATGGGAAAGAGCTAAAGCATGCGTTTCAGGTTCGTTACACGTGCCACTTTTTTTAAAGGACATGGATAATAGTCCCATTACTCTGTTGAAGAAATGGGTACATTTTGGTTATATTGGGGCTTGGACTGGCCAGAATTTCACAATGATTAACGATGATTTTGTTAAGCAAGTTGAACAGCAAATTCCTGATAAGGATAATGCTAAGGTCCTTGTGGCTTGTGGAGAAGGACTGAG GTCTTTGATGGCTATTTCAAAGTTACATAAGGGAGAATACAAGAATTTGGCGTGGTTAGTTGGTGGATTTACTCGTGCTTCTGATAGCGATTTTCCAGCAGTAGAAGGCCCTGAAAAGTTACAATATGCTACCATAGGAGGCGTGTCATATTACTTACTTCAATTGCTTGTATTGCTTAAAGTTGTGGGTAAGGAAAGTTGA